A single region of the Bacillota bacterium genome encodes:
- a CDS encoding septum formation initiator family protein, with product MVLDRFGFEQSSSIEIRANAAAQARRKAPVVRAPVACLVVALVIISVGLGLTSRAARAVQSGYRIVHLKKQLATLQNENAFLEAELARIQSPSRIEEIARNKLGMAPPEEIRVAGVDQGWQAAMAVRSGEDAEVTQAASWLDVFTRIASGARTAQARPAR from the coding sequence ATGGTTCTTGACAGATTCGGGTTTGAGCAATCATCGTCCATCGAAATCAGGGCCAATGCGGCCGCGCAGGCGCGGCGAAAGGCGCCGGTGGTACGGGCGCCCGTGGCCTGCCTGGTGGTCGCCCTGGTGATAATCTCGGTGGGGCTCGGGCTAACGTCGCGGGCGGCGCGCGCGGTGCAATCGGGATACAGGATAGTCCACCTGAAGAAGCAACTCGCGACACTTCAGAACGAGAACGCATTCCTCGAGGCCGAGCTCGCAAGGATACAGTCGCCGTCACGCATTGAGGAGATCGCGCGCAACAAACTCGGCATGGCGCCGCCGGAGGAGATCCGCGTGGCGGGCGTCGACCAGGGCTGGCAGGCGGCGATGGCGGTGCGGTCCGGGGAGGACGCCGAAGTGACGCAGGCCGCCTCCTGGCTGGACGTATTCACCCGGATAGCGTCGGGGGCCAGGACTGCCCAGGCCCGGCCGGCCAGGTAA
- a CDS encoding PTS glucitol/sorbitol transporter subunit IIB — MNWVTGLLEKIGRGAGRFVGLFFQAGRDTIDQLIKNVLPFMAFVATLIGIILATGIGNALAQVLRPLAGSLVGLIVLSLIVGFPILSPLLGPGAVIAQVIGTLIGVEIGRGNVPVQLALPAMFAINPQVGCDFIPVGLALGEAKPETIEIGVPAILVTRFVTGPISVVLAYLFSIGMY, encoded by the coding sequence GTGAACTGGGTAACGGGATTACTTGAGAAGATCGGCCGCGGGGCCGGGCGATTCGTCGGCCTGTTCTTCCAGGCCGGACGCGACACCATCGACCAGCTGATCAAGAACGTCCTGCCGTTCATGGCGTTCGTGGCGACGCTGATCGGCATCATCCTGGCCACCGGCATAGGTAACGCGCTGGCCCAGGTGCTCAGGCCGCTGGCCGGGAGCCTCGTGGGACTCATAGTGCTGTCGCTCATCGTCGGGTTCCCGATTCTGTCGCCGCTTCTCGGCCCGGGTGCCGTCATAGCCCAGGTGATCGGGACGCTGATCGGGGTCGAGATCGGGAGGGGCAACGTTCCCGTACAGCTCGCGCTTCCCGCCATGTTCGCCATCAACCCGCAGGTTGGTTGCGACTTCATACCCGTCGGCCTGGCGCTCGGCGAGGCCAAACCCGAGACCATTGAAATCGGTGTGCCGGCGATCCTGGTCACCCGCTTCGTGACGGGGCCGATATCCGTGGTCCTGGCTTATCTGTTCAGCATAGGCATGTATTAG
- a CDS encoding PTS sorbitol transporter encodes MGVAYRTIKVEKGPGGWGGPLVLTPKPGKDKISSVTGGGIHPLATKIAEMCGGEAVDGFRKPPKESEVLCVVIDCGGTARVGVYPMKKIPTIDIYATSPSGPLANFITAEYFVSGTKENNITVTG; translated from the coding sequence ATGGGTGTGGCGTACAGGACGATAAAGGTCGAGAAGGGCCCCGGCGGCTGGGGAGGCCCGCTGGTCCTGACCCCTAAGCCCGGCAAGGACAAGATATCCTCGGTCACGGGCGGCGGGATACACCCGCTCGCCACGAAGATCGCCGAGATGTGCGGGGGCGAGGCGGTCGACGGCTTCCGTAAGCCGCCGAAGGAAAGCGAGGTGCTCTGTGTGGTCATCGATTGCGGTGGGACGGCTCGCGTGGGCGTGTATCCGATGAAAAAGATCCCCACGATCGACATATATGCGACGTCACCATCGGGACCGCTGGCCAACTTCATCACGGCAGAGTACTTCGTGTCGGGAACCAAGGAGAACAACATCACGGTCACCGGGTAG
- a CDS encoding PTS glucitol/sorbitol transporter subunit IIA, producing MVSLYESRIERVGPLVGDLFERGDLVVLFASCAPTELWDISVLHGHPGYDGGLEPGDVLGIAGQEYTVVAVGDVALKNFRELGHLVLKFSDSVRVELPGQVNVVPRSLPVLNPGDLITVRHSCYSGGPVGPRGVSAEDVSEATGTRE from the coding sequence GTGGTCTCTCTGTACGAAAGCAGGATCGAGCGGGTGGGGCCGCTGGTCGGCGATCTGTTCGAGCGAGGGGATCTCGTGGTCCTCTTCGCCTCGTGCGCTCCGACCGAGCTCTGGGATATTTCGGTTCTCCACGGTCACCCGGGGTATGACGGGGGACTGGAACCGGGCGACGTGCTCGGCATCGCAGGCCAGGAATACACGGTTGTCGCTGTCGGGGATGTGGCGCTGAAGAACTTCAGGGAACTGGGCCACCTGGTACTGAAGTTCAGCGATTCGGTCCGGGTGGAGCTCCCGGGCCAGGTCAACGTGGTCCCGCGGAGCCTGCCCGTCCTGAACCCGGGCGATTTGATCACTGTAAGGCATTCTTGTTACAGCGGCGGACCGGTGGGTCCCCGGGGGGTGTCAGCGGAGGATGTATCAGAGGCTACTGGAACTCGAGAGTAA
- the mraZ gene encoding division/cell wall cluster transcriptional repressor MraZ — MFMGEFRHTMDEKGRLIMPARFRDGLGDRFVATRGLDNCLFVYPLAEWASLEEKLKSLPFTRGEARAFTRLFLAGASECEIDRQGRFVIPGGLRDYAKIEKDVVIIGVSNRIEVWSQTEWDAYVEKAGSNYEELAENLVGI, encoded by the coding sequence TTGTTCATGGGTGAGTTCCGCCACACCATGGACGAGAAGGGGCGGCTCATCATGCCAGCCAGGTTCCGCGACGGGCTCGGCGACAGGTTTGTGGCCACACGTGGGCTCGACAACTGCCTCTTCGTATACCCTCTCGCCGAATGGGCCAGCTTAGAGGAGAAGCTCAAGAGCCTCCCGTTCACCAGGGGAGAGGCCAGGGCGTTCACCAGGCTGTTCCTTGCGGGCGCGTCCGAGTGCGAGATCGACCGGCAAGGTCGTTTCGTCATCCCCGGGGGGCTCAGGGACTACGCGAAAATCGAGAAGGACGTCGTCATCATCGGCGTTTCCAACAGGATAGAGGTCTGGAGCCAGACCGAATGGGATGCTTACGTTGAGAAAGCCGGCTCGAATTATGAAGAGCTGGCAGAGAATCTGGTCGGAATCTGA
- a CDS encoding PTS sorbitol transporter subunit IIC, translated as MGALAHGAEAFIGVFKKGGEVYISLLSGIVPTLIALMTAVYFVTRAIGQEKVEAFARRLTGNRLLRYTLFPVLAVFFLTNPMAYTFGRFLNEKHKPAFYDAAVSFVHPIVGLFPHANPAELFVYLGIAKGLQDKGLSLGPIAIRYFIVGVIVILMRGLMTESLTAYFARQRGVTLE; from the coding sequence GTGGGAGCCCTAGCTCACGGCGCAGAGGCATTCATTGGTGTGTTCAAGAAGGGAGGAGAGGTCTACATAAGTCTCCTGTCGGGTATAGTCCCGACGCTGATCGCCCTGATGACGGCGGTCTACTTCGTCACGAGGGCGATAGGGCAGGAGAAGGTCGAGGCGTTCGCCAGGCGCCTCACCGGTAACCGCCTGCTCAGGTACACGCTGTTTCCGGTTCTCGCAGTGTTCTTCCTCACCAACCCGATGGCGTACACGTTCGGCCGCTTCCTCAACGAGAAGCACAAACCCGCCTTCTACGACGCTGCCGTCTCATTCGTACACCCGATCGTGGGCCTGTTCCCGCACGCCAACCCTGCGGAGTTGTTCGTCTACCTCGGCATCGCCAAGGGTCTCCAGGACAAGGGACTGTCTCTCGGTCCAATTGCTATCAGGTACTTCATCGTCGGTGTCATCGTTATCCTGATGCGCGGCCTGATGACGGAATCGCTCACGGCTTACTTCGCACGCCAGCGCGGCGTGACGCTGGAATAG
- the rsmH gene encoding 16S rRNA (cytosine(1402)-N(4))-methyltransferase RsmH gives MVERDTGAGDAGRSTPHVPVLLQETMDLLGPRAGGVYVDCTVGHGGHSYEILRMSGPDGVVIGIDRDPSAIAMAQERLREFGNRFIPVRSNFERLVEIVRGAGRDTVDGMLFDFGVSSAQLDLPGRGFTYNVDAPLDMRMDPDQETTAADLVNEMEPGELARIIREYGEERWAFRIAQFIAQKRKIRPISTTAELVDVIKAAIPAAARRKGGHPARRTFQALRIATNRELEVIEKALRDAVGVTRRGGRVCAISFHSLEDRIVKRTFASMSRERVRLLTRKPAMPGREEIERNPRSRSARLRAVEIEGF, from the coding sequence ATGGTTGAGAGGGACACCGGTGCGGGGGACGCCGGGCGGAGCACGCCCCACGTGCCGGTGTTGCTTCAGGAAACCATGGACTTGCTCGGGCCCCGCGCGGGCGGCGTGTACGTTGACTGTACGGTGGGTCACGGCGGCCACAGCTACGAAATCCTGCGAATGAGTGGCCCGGACGGGGTAGTGATAGGGATCGACCGGGACCCTTCGGCGATCGCGATGGCGCAGGAACGCTTGAGAGAATTCGGGAACCGCTTCATACCGGTGAGGTCGAATTTCGAGCGGCTGGTCGAGATAGTGCGGGGGGCGGGCAGGGACACGGTAGACGGCATGCTGTTCGACTTCGGGGTTTCGTCGGCGCAGCTGGACCTGCCCGGGCGCGGATTCACGTACAACGTGGACGCGCCGCTGGATATGAGGATGGACCCGGACCAGGAGACGACGGCGGCCGACCTGGTCAACGAGATGGAACCCGGCGAACTGGCGCGGATAATCAGGGAATACGGCGAAGAGCGCTGGGCTTTCAGGATAGCGCAGTTCATAGCGCAGAAGCGGAAGATAAGGCCCATCAGTACCACCGCGGAACTCGTTGACGTGATCAAGGCGGCGATACCGGCCGCGGCGAGACGGAAGGGAGGGCACCCCGCCAGGCGTACGTTTCAGGCCCTGCGGATAGCGACGAACAGGGAGCTCGAGGTGATCGAGAAGGCCCTGAGAGATGCGGTGGGTGTGACCAGGCGGGGCGGGCGGGTGTGCGCGATATCGTTCCATTCGCTTGAAGACAGGATTGTCAAACGGACTTTTGCATCCATGTCCCGCGAGAGGGTGCGGCTCCTGACGAGAAAGCCCGCCATGCCGGGCAGGGAAGAAATCGAGCGAAACCCGAGGTCCCGGAGCGCCAGGCTTCGGGCGGTGGAGATCGAAGGGTTCTAG
- a CDS encoding stage V sporulation protein D: MASAGVSLRKRVVVLFVFSSVLLALLVGRVAYIQFLWGEELKKKALEVRMRDIPVAAKRGAILDRRGRELAVSVSVESVYAFPAQVKEPEKSARTLADILNMPYEEVYGRLTRVSSFEWIRRKIEPEQAKRIREARLKGVDLTPESKRYYPKANLASHVLGISGIDNQGLEGLEVTYDSQLRGTPGRIIIEMDGLGRELPQATHRYDPPVEGHSLILTIDEVIQFIAERELERAMARTQAKGGTVVVMDPATGEILAMAARPDYDPNRYGDFPDKNRRNPAISDTYPPGSTFKPVTASAALEEGVTSLHDRFYCGGSIKVPGHTITCWLTEGHGSQSFLEVVQNSCNPGFVTLGLRVGAQRFYSYLEAFGLTEPTGVDLPGEGVGLTIKPQEIKPVDLAVMSFGQTLTVTPIQLITAMAAIANDGVLMQPHLVREIRSSSGGIAQSLDPVVERRVISVKTAQEMKQALEQVVEKGTGRQARIDGYRLAGKTGTANKVIGGRIAEGKYISSFVGFGPVEKPRVIALITIDEPVGEYYGGLIAAPVFGGMIGDILRYLEVPPKPRQAASNASKKPVAAAAWVPNVANLPLEDAREAVSAAGLSLRVEGSGNIVEEQEPAAGTEVPPNSTVRVKARPAIDPAQPGYVYVPSVVGKTIKEATATLGKFGLKIEVEGSGFAVSQDPAPGSAAPQNQAVKVSFRAPE; this comes from the coding sequence CTGGCGTCCGCGGGCGTGAGTCTCAGGAAAAGGGTGGTTGTGCTCTTCGTTTTTTCTTCGGTGCTGCTTGCGCTGCTGGTCGGCAGGGTCGCGTACATCCAGTTCCTGTGGGGAGAGGAGCTCAAGAAGAAGGCGCTCGAGGTGAGGATGAGGGACATCCCCGTTGCCGCCAAGCGGGGCGCCATCCTGGACCGCCGCGGGCGCGAGCTGGCGGTTTCCGTTTCCGTCGAATCGGTCTACGCGTTTCCCGCCCAGGTGAAAGAGCCCGAGAAGTCGGCCAGGACTCTGGCGGACATCTTGAACATGCCGTACGAGGAAGTATACGGGAGGCTGACCAGGGTTTCTTCGTTCGAGTGGATCAGGCGCAAGATCGAGCCGGAACAGGCAAAGCGTATCAGGGAGGCGAGGCTCAAGGGCGTCGACCTGACCCCCGAGAGCAAGCGATACTACCCGAAGGCCAACCTCGCAAGCCACGTGCTTGGGATATCGGGGATAGACAACCAGGGACTCGAAGGCCTGGAGGTGACGTACGACTCCCAGCTGCGCGGGACGCCGGGGAGGATAATCATAGAGATGGACGGCCTCGGAAGGGAGTTGCCCCAGGCCACCCACCGTTACGACCCGCCTGTCGAGGGACACAGCCTGATCCTCACTATTGACGAGGTCATCCAGTTCATCGCCGAGCGGGAGCTCGAGCGGGCGATGGCCAGGACGCAGGCCAAGGGCGGCACGGTAGTGGTTATGGACCCCGCTACAGGGGAGATACTCGCCATGGCGGCGAGGCCGGACTACGACCCCAACCGTTACGGGGACTTCCCCGACAAGAACCGTCGCAACCCCGCAATCAGCGATACATACCCGCCGGGCTCCACATTCAAGCCGGTGACCGCGTCCGCGGCGCTCGAAGAAGGGGTCACATCACTCCACGACCGCTTCTACTGCGGTGGCAGCATCAAGGTGCCGGGCCACACGATCACGTGCTGGCTGACAGAGGGGCACGGGAGCCAGTCGTTCCTCGAGGTGGTTCAGAATTCGTGCAACCCGGGGTTCGTTACACTGGGGCTCCGTGTGGGCGCCCAGCGTTTTTACTCGTACCTGGAGGCGTTCGGACTGACGGAGCCCACGGGTGTAGACCTCCCGGGTGAGGGAGTAGGTCTTACCATAAAGCCGCAGGAAATAAAGCCGGTGGACCTGGCGGTCATGTCGTTCGGGCAGACGCTGACGGTGACGCCGATCCAGCTCATCACTGCCATGGCGGCCATCGCGAACGACGGGGTGCTCATGCAGCCGCATCTCGTCAGGGAGATAAGGTCGTCCAGCGGGGGGATCGCGCAGTCCCTCGACCCCGTCGTGGAGAGGCGCGTGATCTCGGTCAAGACCGCCCAGGAGATGAAACAGGCGCTGGAGCAGGTAGTCGAGAAGGGCACCGGCCGCCAGGCGAGGATAGACGGGTACAGGCTGGCCGGCAAGACGGGGACCGCGAACAAGGTCATCGGAGGCAGGATCGCGGAGGGCAAGTACATCTCGTCGTTTGTCGGCTTCGGTCCTGTGGAGAAGCCCAGAGTAATAGCACTCATTACGATCGATGAACCAGTGGGGGAGTATTACGGGGGGCTCATCGCCGCGCCGGTCTTCGGCGGGATGATCGGGGATATACTGCGTTACCTGGAGGTGCCCCCGAAGCCCAGGCAGGCCGCCTCAAACGCCTCGAAGAAGCCGGTGGCTGCGGCGGCGTGGGTCCCAAACGTGGCGAACCTGCCGCTGGAGGACGCGCGCGAGGCTGTTTCCGCGGCGGGGCTTAGCCTGAGAGTGGAGGGCTCGGGGAACATCGTGGAGGAGCAGGAGCCTGCCGCGGGGACCGAGGTGCCCCCAAACAGCACAGTCCGCGTCAAGGCACGCCCCGCGATAGACCCCGCGCAGCCGGGTTACGTCTACGTGCCGAGCGTCGTGGGCAAGACCATAAAGGAAGCCACGGCGACCCTTGGCAAATTTGGGTTGAAGATCGAGGTGGAGGGCAGCGGGTTCGCGGTCTCGCAGGACCCCGCCCCCGGCAGCGCGGCGCCGCAGAACCAGGCGGTGAAGGTCTCGTTCCGCGCGCCCGAGTAG
- a CDS encoding NAD(P)-dependent oxidoreductase encodes MYQRLLELESKRSPIVVGVIGAGQMGAGLVVQLETMPGMRSAVVADIVAERARDSLLMAGVTPGDVVVTDDLEEASRALSSGKRVATRRGTLVAGCPNLDVVVDCTGDPNSGAEVALEAITARKHVVLLTVETDVTVGPVLNRLARAAGVVYTVASGDEPGVIMDLYNHFKALGFSVLVAGKGKNNPLDRSANPSTCADEAGARAMNAKMLAAFVDGTKTMVEMAAVANATGLVPDVRSMHGPNADLDRLLEVFELKPRGGALNRFGVVDYTVGNVAPGVFVIASIENEKVRQDLGYLKMGSGPNYLFYRPFHLANIETPISIAKAVLLREATIAPSSGLVAECMTVAKKDLAPGEEIDGIGGYTVYGSVDTAEAARAEGALPLGLARGAVLKRTVRKGELVRYDDVIPRDDTVIWSLRRLQDLIDWKTVS; translated from the coding sequence ATGTATCAGAGGCTACTGGAACTCGAGAGTAAGCGGTCACCCATCGTGGTAGGAGTGATCGGCGCGGGCCAGATGGGAGCGGGCCTGGTGGTCCAGCTCGAGACCATGCCGGGGATGCGCTCCGCCGTCGTTGCGGATATTGTGGCGGAGCGCGCCCGGGACTCTCTGCTCATGGCCGGGGTGACCCCCGGCGACGTGGTCGTGACGGACGACCTCGAGGAGGCGTCCCGGGCGCTATCCAGCGGCAAGCGTGTGGCGACCAGGCGCGGGACACTGGTGGCGGGATGCCCAAACCTCGACGTCGTCGTGGACTGCACCGGAGACCCCAACAGCGGGGCCGAAGTGGCCCTCGAGGCCATCACCGCGCGGAAGCACGTGGTCCTGCTGACGGTGGAGACGGACGTGACGGTGGGGCCGGTACTGAATAGACTGGCGCGCGCCGCAGGCGTGGTGTACACGGTGGCCAGCGGCGATGAGCCCGGGGTCATAATGGACCTGTACAACCACTTCAAGGCGCTCGGTTTCAGCGTGCTCGTCGCCGGGAAGGGAAAGAACAACCCGCTCGACCGCTCGGCCAACCCCTCGACCTGCGCGGATGAGGCAGGGGCTAGAGCCATGAACGCGAAGATGCTCGCGGCGTTCGTGGACGGCACCAAGACGATGGTGGAGATGGCTGCGGTAGCCAACGCAACGGGGCTGGTCCCCGACGTACGTTCGATGCACGGCCCCAACGCGGACCTGGACAGGCTGCTGGAGGTGTTCGAGCTCAAGCCGAGGGGCGGGGCGCTGAACAGGTTCGGCGTGGTGGACTATACCGTGGGGAACGTCGCCCCCGGGGTTTTCGTGATTGCCTCGATCGAGAACGAAAAGGTCAGGCAGGACCTGGGGTACCTGAAGATGGGGAGCGGCCCGAACTACCTGTTCTACCGGCCGTTCCACCTCGCAAACATAGAGACGCCGATATCCATAGCGAAAGCCGTGCTGCTCCGCGAGGCCACGATAGCGCCGTCTTCCGGTCTCGTGGCGGAATGCATGACAGTGGCGAAGAAGGACCTGGCCCCCGGAGAGGAGATCGACGGGATCGGCGGCTACACTGTGTACGGCTCGGTCGATACCGCGGAAGCGGCGAGGGCCGAAGGGGCGCTGCCTCTCGGTCTGGCCAGGGGCGCGGTGCTGAAGCGGACCGTCAGGAAAGGCGAACTCGTCAGGTACGACGACGTCATTCCGAGGGACGACACCGTGATATGGTCGCTGAGGCGCCTCCAGGACCTGATCGACTGGAAGACTGTCTCGTAA